A genomic window from Pseudomonas argentinensis includes:
- a CDS encoding REP-associated tyrosine transposase codes for MVLYRRDKTPGATWFFTLNLADRRRDLLTAHIDLLRASFRHVMRLHPWHIDAIVILPDHFHALCTLPPGDADFALRWRLIKSGFSRALPIDERISASRQRKGERGIWQQRFWEHRIRDEEDFARHVDYIHHNPRKHGHVARVIDWPWSSFHRYVAAGLLPADWAGGGDDQMFAGERL; via the coding sequence ATGGTGCTGTATCGCCGCGACAAAACGCCGGGCGCCACCTGGTTCTTCACACTCAACCTGGCAGATCGCCGCCGCGACTTGCTGACTGCACATATCGACTTGCTGCGTGCCAGCTTCCGCCATGTAATGCGGCTTCACCCGTGGCACATCGACGCCATCGTCATCCTTCCCGATCACTTCCACGCCCTGTGTACCCTGCCACCTGGCGATGCGGATTTCGCCTTGCGCTGGCGGCTTATCAAGAGTGGCTTTTCCAGAGCCCTGCCAATCGACGAACGTATATCCGCCAGCCGACAGCGCAAGGGCGAGCGAGGCATATGGCAGCAACGCTTCTGGGAGCATCGGATTCGTGACGAGGAGGACTTCGCTCGGCATGTCGATTACATCCACCACAACCCGCGCAAGCATGGGCATGTAGCGCGAGTGATTGATTGGCCGTGGTCGTCGTTTCATCGTTATGTGGCAGCGGGGTTGCTGCCAGCGGATTGGGCGGGTGGCGGGGACGATCAGATGTTTGCGGGGGAGAGATTGTAG
- a CDS encoding CoA-acylating methylmalonate-semialdehyde dehydrogenase: protein MTTIQHLIHGQLTGGQGGRSADVFNPATGEAIRRVALADVATVQQAIDSAREAFPAWRNTPPAKRAQVMFRFKQLLEQHEDAIAKLIAEEHGKTLEDAAGELKRGIENVEYACSAPEILKGEYTRNVGPNIDAWSDFQPVGVVAGITPFNFPAMVPLWMYPLAIVCGNCFILKPSERDPSSTLYIAQLLHEAGLPAGVLNVVHGDKTAVDALIQAPAVKALSFVGSTPIAEYIYAEGSKHGKRVQALGGAKNHAVLMPDADLDNAVSALMGAAYGSCGERCMAISVAVCVGDQIADALVERIVPQIKALKIGAGTQCGLDMGPLVTAAAKDKVTGYIDAGVAAGAQLVVDGRGLSVSGNESGFFLGGSLFDRVTADMSIYTDEIFGPVLCIVRVDSLETAMQLINDHEYGNGTCIFTRDGEAARLFCDEIEVGMVGVNVPLPVPVAYHSFGGWKRSLFGDLHAYGPDGVRFYTRRKSVTQRWPQRKTHEAAQFAFPSNS, encoded by the coding sequence ATGACCACCATCCAGCACCTGATCCACGGCCAGCTCACAGGCGGCCAGGGCGGCCGCAGCGCCGACGTGTTCAACCCGGCCACCGGTGAAGCGATCCGTCGCGTTGCCCTGGCCGATGTGGCCACCGTGCAGCAGGCCATCGACTCGGCCAGGGAGGCCTTCCCGGCCTGGCGCAACACGCCGCCGGCCAAGCGCGCCCAGGTGATGTTCCGCTTCAAGCAACTGCTCGAGCAGCACGAAGACGCCATCGCCAAGCTGATCGCCGAAGAGCACGGCAAGACCCTGGAAGACGCCGCCGGTGAGCTCAAGCGCGGTATCGAAAACGTCGAATACGCCTGCTCGGCGCCGGAAATCCTCAAGGGTGAATACACCCGCAACGTCGGCCCCAACATCGACGCCTGGAGCGACTTCCAGCCGGTGGGCGTGGTTGCCGGTATCACCCCGTTCAACTTCCCGGCCATGGTGCCGCTGTGGATGTACCCGCTGGCCATCGTCTGCGGCAACTGCTTCATCCTCAAGCCGTCCGAGCGCGATCCCAGCTCCACCCTGTACATCGCCCAACTGCTCCACGAAGCCGGCCTGCCCGCCGGCGTGCTCAACGTGGTGCACGGCGACAAGACCGCCGTGGACGCGCTGATCCAGGCGCCGGCGGTCAAGGCCCTGAGCTTCGTCGGCTCCACGCCGATCGCCGAATACATCTACGCCGAAGGCAGCAAGCACGGCAAACGCGTGCAGGCCCTGGGCGGCGCCAAGAACCACGCGGTGCTGATGCCCGACGCCGACCTGGACAACGCCGTCAGCGCACTGATGGGGGCCGCCTACGGCTCCTGCGGCGAGCGCTGCATGGCCATCTCGGTGGCCGTGTGCGTGGGCGACCAGATCGCCGATGCCCTGGTCGAGCGTATCGTGCCGCAGATCAAGGCCCTGAAGATCGGCGCCGGTACCCAGTGCGGCCTCGATATGGGCCCGCTGGTCACCGCCGCGGCGAAGGACAAGGTCACCGGCTATATCGACGCCGGTGTCGCCGCTGGCGCCCAGCTGGTGGTCGATGGCCGTGGCCTGAGCGTGTCCGGCAATGAAAGCGGCTTCTTCCTCGGCGGCAGCCTGTTCGACCGGGTGACGGCGGACATGAGCATCTACACCGACGAGATCTTCGGCCCGGTACTGTGCATCGTCCGTGTCGACAGCCTGGAAACCGCCATGCAGCTGATCAACGACCACGAATACGGCAACGGCACCTGCATTTTCACCCGTGACGGGGAAGCCGCACGGCTGTTCTGCGACGAGATCGAAGTGGGCATGGTCGGCGTCAACGTACCGCTGCCGGTGCCGGTGGCCTACCACAGCTTTGGCGGCTGGAAGCGCTCGCTGTTCGGCGACTTGCACGCCTACGGCCCGGACGGTGTGCGCTTCTACACCCGCCGCAAGTCGGTCACCCAGCGCTGGCCGCAGCGCAAGACCCACGAGGCCGCGCAGTTTGCGTTTCCCAGCAATAGCTGA
- a CDS encoding cupin domain-containing protein: MADRQQAVATVQVDNDEVIVTEWRFAPGAETGRHRHGYDYVVVPITDGTLLLETPEGDKRAALIAGQSYFRKAGVEHNVVNASDHEVVFVETELK; this comes from the coding sequence ATGGCCGATCGACAACAGGCGGTGGCCACCGTGCAGGTAGACAACGACGAGGTGATCGTCACCGAGTGGCGTTTCGCCCCCGGCGCCGAAACCGGCCGCCACCGCCATGGTTACGATTACGTGGTGGTGCCGATCACCGACGGCACCCTGCTGCTGGAAACCCCGGAAGGCGACAAGCGCGCGGCGCTGATCGCCGGGCAGAGCTACTTCCGCAAGGCCGGCGTCGAGCACAACGTGGTCAACGCCAGCGACCACGAAGTGGTCTTCGTCGAAACCGAACTCAAGTGA